In Cydia strobilella chromosome 22, ilCydStro3.1, whole genome shotgun sequence, one genomic interval encodes:
- the LOC134751579 gene encoding uncharacterized protein LOC134751579 translates to MPLPFNKSLDLKLLALVKENSILYNTKHPRYLDFDAREVVWQKIGDALNRSDQMCKARWINIRDMMRRKIRERLRNPQHRSYNYKYEDEMSFMIPYFKDSNNSNEEYTDFIEEDTPCDEISPSDVFADVESYQPKESKPIINTMKPKEDFQNQFQDLNPTDPIDVFLITIGSTLRRFSPYYLNQAKSKIFQVVQDYELQQIMNKDDNLNASSSDAR, encoded by the exons ATGCCTTTGCCTTTTAACAAGAGTTTGGACTTGAAATTGTTAGCTTTAGTGAAAGAGAACTCTATATTGTATAACACTAAACATCCGAGATATTTGGATTTTGATGCTAGAGAAGTAGTTTGGCAGAAGATTGGGGATGCCCTTAACAGATCCG ACCAAATGTGCAAAGCGCGCTGGATCAACATTCGCGATATGATGCGTCGTAAGATCCGGGAACGGCTACGGAACCCTCAACACCGCTCATATAACTACAAATACGAAGACGAGATGTCCTTCATGATCCCATACTTTAAGGACTCTAATAATAGCAATGAGGAATATACTGACTTTATCGAAGAG GACACACCCTGCGACGAGATATCACCATCCGACGTATTCGCCGACGTGGAATCCTACCAGCCCAAGGAATCCAAACCAATCATAAACACCATGAAACCGAAGGAAGATTTCCAAAACCAATTCCAAGATCTAAACCCAACTGATCCTATAGACGTATTCCTAATCACTATAGGATCTACGCTAAGGAGGTTTAGTCcgtattatttgaatcaggCGAAGAGTAAGATATTTCAAGTGGTGCAGGATTATGAACTGCAGCAGATAATGAATAAAGATGATAATTTAAATGCTTCGAGCAGTGATGCTAGGTAG